A genomic segment from Pseudoduganella chitinolytica encodes:
- a CDS encoding NAD(P)/FAD-dependent oxidoreductase, producing MHSKYVIVGGGAGGLELACKLGRKLGPTRVMLVDSRLYHIWKPSLHEVAAGTLDIHAEGLSYQMLAHDNGFTYVYGALEALDASAHTITVSPIETQSGETVLPQRRIGYDSLVLAVGSTSNYFGVPGAQEYTISLNATEDAERFRLTLLKLLAKAATAKNEQANSQGIDIVIIGGGATGVELAAELREASGVYAAYGFGHLQPLQDVRITILEGAPRILAPLPERVSAAAVKLLGERGVKVSAETRVTKIEPDQVTVGNGTVYPSDITVWAAGIKAPDLLAKLGLPTVKGGQLDVTGELVVKGFPDIYALGDCAMCIGADGKPVPPRAQAAHQQADYLLDALLRKEQGKPPRNKPYVYRDYGSLVSFGSSTSVGSLMGSLQGSNWFVEGTFARLMYTSLHLMHHQAIMGTLRTGVLALARFLIKRSTPHVKLH from the coding sequence TTGCACAGCAAATATGTCATCGTAGGAGGCGGGGCGGGCGGCCTGGAGCTGGCCTGCAAACTGGGCCGCAAACTGGGGCCGACCAGGGTCATGCTGGTGGACAGCCGGCTGTACCACATCTGGAAGCCGTCGCTGCACGAGGTGGCGGCGGGCACGCTGGACATCCACGCGGAAGGCCTGTCGTACCAGATGCTGGCGCACGACAACGGCTTTACCTATGTCTACGGCGCGCTGGAAGCGCTTGACGCCAGCGCCCACACCATCACCGTCAGTCCCATCGAAACACAGTCCGGCGAGACGGTGCTGCCGCAGCGGCGCATCGGTTACGATTCGCTCGTGCTGGCCGTGGGCAGCACGTCCAATTACTTCGGCGTGCCGGGCGCCCAGGAATACACGATCTCGCTGAATGCCACCGAAGACGCCGAGCGTTTCCGGCTGACGCTGCTGAAATTGCTGGCGAAGGCCGCCACGGCCAAGAACGAGCAGGCCAACAGCCAGGGCATCGACATCGTCATCATCGGCGGTGGCGCCACCGGCGTCGAGCTGGCGGCCGAACTGCGCGAAGCCAGCGGGGTGTATGCGGCCTACGGCTTCGGCCACCTGCAGCCGCTGCAGGACGTCCGCATCACGATCCTGGAGGGCGCGCCACGGATCCTCGCGCCGCTGCCGGAGCGGGTATCGGCGGCGGCCGTCAAGCTGCTGGGCGAACGGGGCGTCAAGGTCAGCGCGGAAACCCGTGTCACGAAGATCGAGCCCGACCAGGTCACGGTGGGCAATGGCACCGTCTACCCGTCCGACATCACCGTGTGGGCCGCCGGTATCAAGGCGCCGGACTTGCTTGCGAAACTGGGCCTGCCGACGGTCAAGGGCGGCCAGCTCGACGTCACCGGCGAACTGGTAGTGAAGGGCTTCCCCGACATCTACGCGTTGGGCGATTGCGCGATGTGCATCGGCGCCGACGGCAAGCCAGTGCCGCCGCGCGCGCAGGCAGCACACCAGCAAGCCGACTACCTGCTGGACGCGCTGCTGCGCAAGGAGCAGGGAAAACCGCCGCGCAACAAGCCGTACGTCTACCGCGACTACGGCTCGCTGGTGTCGTTCGGCTCGTCGACGTCCGTCGGCAGCCTGATGGGTTCACTACAGGGCAGCAACTGGTTTGTCGAGGGCACTTTCGCGCGCTTGATGTACACGAGCCTGCACCTGATGCACCACCAGGCCATCATGGGCACGCTGCGCACGGGCGTGCTGGCGCTGGCACGCTTTCTGATCAAGCGCTCCACGCCGCACGTCAAGCTGCATTGA
- a CDS encoding cytochrome P450, protein MPSSHRTIATLPGPRGLPLLGSALQLHPRTIHRTMEAWSHRYGPMFRVRLGSREAVVLADAEAIGAVLRDRPDGFSRPVVTADVTRELGGLPGLTLAEGDDWRRQRRMAMQAFAPGFVKAYLPRLAQVGVRLAARWQGAAAAGQPVALSADLKRYAVDVVAGLAFGADIDTVNAGTHDLQDHIDTVLAGVARRSLAPLPYWRWLPLPAERRLVASVAALQAAIDGFVASGRAAMAADPALRSHPANLLQALIAAADEPGSGLGDAEVAGNVATMLMAGEDTTASALSWLAWLLAHHPDALRRARDEVRATVPDLALITPAQADALDYVEACALEAMRLKPPAPFIPLQALRPTVVRGVALPAGTLLWCVLRHASVDEALLANAAQFRPERWLPGGDATTPAARQAVLPFGAGARTCPGRYLALLEMKVALVALLGQFELDSVTAAGGADPAEVLGFVMAPTPLRMTLRPRAAGPGAGRLNAA, encoded by the coding sequence ATGCCATCGTCCCACCGCACCATCGCCACCCTGCCCGGCCCGCGCGGCCTGCCGCTGCTGGGCAGTGCGCTGCAACTGCACCCCCGCACCATCCATCGCACCATGGAAGCCTGGAGCCACCGCTACGGGCCCATGTTCCGCGTGCGGCTCGGCTCGCGCGAGGCGGTCGTGCTGGCCGATGCGGAGGCCATCGGCGCCGTGTTGCGCGACCGGCCGGACGGCTTCAGCCGGCCCGTCGTGACGGCCGACGTGACGCGTGAGCTGGGCGGCCTGCCCGGCCTGACGCTGGCCGAGGGCGACGACTGGCGCCGCCAGCGCCGCATGGCGATGCAGGCGTTCGCGCCCGGCTTCGTCAAGGCCTACCTGCCGCGCCTGGCCCAGGTCGGCGTGCGGCTGGCGGCGCGCTGGCAGGGCGCCGCCGCGGCCGGGCAGCCGGTCGCGTTGTCCGCCGACCTGAAACGCTACGCGGTCGATGTCGTCGCCGGGCTGGCATTTGGCGCGGACATCGATACCGTGAACGCCGGCACGCACGACCTGCAGGACCATATCGACACGGTACTGGCCGGTGTGGCGCGGCGCTCGCTTGCACCGCTGCCGTACTGGCGCTGGCTGCCCCTGCCGGCGGAGCGCCGGCTGGTGGCCAGCGTGGCGGCACTGCAGGCCGCCATCGACGGCTTCGTCGCCAGCGGCCGCGCGGCCATGGCGGCCGATCCGGCCCTGCGCTCGCACCCGGCCAACCTGCTGCAGGCGCTGATCGCGGCGGCCGACGAACCCGGCAGCGGGCTTGGCGACGCCGAGGTCGCGGGCAACGTGGCCACCATGCTGATGGCAGGCGAGGACACCACCGCCAGCGCGCTGTCCTGGCTGGCCTGGCTGCTGGCGCACCATCCGGATGCGTTGCGTAGGGCCCGCGACGAAGTGCGTGCCACGGTCCCCGACCTGGCGCTTATCACGCCGGCGCAAGCGGACGCGCTGGACTACGTCGAGGCCTGCGCGCTGGAGGCGATGCGGTTGAAACCGCCGGCGCCGTTCATCCCGCTGCAGGCGCTGCGTCCGACGGTGGTGCGAGGCGTCGCGCTGCCGGCCGGCACGCTGCTCTGGTGCGTGCTGCGCCACGCCAGCGTCGACGAAGCGCTGCTCGCGAATGCGGCGCAATTCCGGCCGGAGCGCTGGCTGCCGGGCGGCGACGCGACGACGCCGGCCGCGCGCCAGGCGGTGCTGCCATTCGGCGCGGGCGCCCGCACGTGCCCCGGGCGCTACCTGGCGTTGCTGGAAATGAAGGTAGCGCTGGTGGCGCTGCTGGGCCAGTTCGAGCTGGACAGCGTGACGGCCGCCGGTGGCGCGGACCCGGCCGAGGTGCTGGGGTTCGTGATGGCGCCGACGCCTTTGCGGATGACGCTGCGCCCGCGCGCAGCCGGCCCCGGCGCCGGCCGGCTCAATGCAGCTTGA